The genomic region AGAAGGTTGCCCCGTCAATGCCTATGAAAAAGATGAAGTCACTGGTATTGTCAAGCATTTGGATGATCAATGCATCGGTTGCCAATACTGTATTCTCAAATGCCCTTATGAAGTCCCTCAGTACAACAAGAGACTGGGCATTGTTCGCAAATGTGATATGTGTACCGATCGTTTAGCTGTAGGTGAAGCTCCTGCTTGTGTTCAAGCTTGTCCAACTAAAGCAATTAGTATCCAAGTGGTCAACAAAGAACAGGTTTTAGAGGAAGCCATGGATAGCGTCGTGGTCCCGGGTGCGCCTAACTCAGAATTTACTCAGCCTACCACCACTTTTGTAAGCTCTAAACCCCTTTCCAAAAACATGCTTGGTAGTGATTATTATTCAATCAAACCTCAACATTCGCATCCCCCACTCGTTGGCATGCTCGTACTGACTCAATTATCAGTGGGCGCTTTTTGTGTCGACACCTTATTTAATCTCTTGAACGATAATAAGCTCATTAATGAAATGCAGGGCTTTCACTCAATTGTAGCTCTATTATTAGGTATCCTTGCACTAAAAGTCAGTATCTTGCACTTAGGGCGACCAATGTTTGCTTTCCGCGCTTTCCTTGGTCTTAGAACGTCATGGCTCAGCCGTGAGATTGCTGCTTTCTCTGCTTTTGCGGGTTGCGCAACTCTCTATGCCGCCTTGTTCTGGACGCAACAGATCGAAGCTTTCGCTGGCCTTACTTTACCTGATTTTCTCAAAGCTGAATCTTTGCGAACTCAACTCAGTCTTGCTGTCGCTATAACGGGGATCATTGGTGTTATCTGTTCTGTCATGGTTTATGACGACTGTAAAAAAGAATTGTGGCGTGGTTCAATTACGGGACTGAAATTTTTTGGTACCACTATCGTCCTAGGGCTCTCAACTATTGTATTAGCTTCTTTGGGAGGTGTTTATTTCCTCAAACCCGAGTTCGCAGCTGAAGTAGTCAAAGTCTATAGCGCCAACTTAGCCATCCTCTTGATCATTGCGAGTTTCGCAAAAATGGCCTGGGAAGGAAGTATTTTCCGCCACCTCAAATCTAAAACTTACTCCATGGAAAAACGTTCGGCGATGCTGATGACCAATCACCTCCTAGTCGCTACTCGCTTACGCTATTTAGCCGGCTTCTTCGGAGGGGTCTTACTCCCCATATTCCTTTATAGCATGAGTCAAAAACCCATCATTGAGCTCAATCACCTAATGAATATGTTCCTTGTCGCCATTGGGATTTTTATTTTAACCCTCGTGGGCGAACTCAGCGAACGTTTTTTATTCTTTTCTGCCATCGTCAGTAAAAAAATGCCGGGAGATGTATAATGAGTAATTCCATCAAAGAAAAAATCAGCAATGTGATCCGTCAATGGGACGGCCCTTTGACCAAGGAACTCTTACGCGAGCCCGCCAAGTATGGTCTCGGCCAAGTACCTGAGAAATTAAAGCCTGATTCTACCACAACTCTAGTCTGCGGTTTCTGCTCCACCGGTTGCGGACTCAACGTACACTTAAAAGATGGCGAGGCCGTCAATCTAACTCCCGATACACAATACCCCGTGAATCTCGGCATGGCTTGTCCCAAAGGCTGGGAAGCCTTAGCTCCTTTGAATGCTAAAGATCGCGCCAAATCCCCAATGATTCGCACCAAAAATGGTAAGCTTGTAGAAGTGGATTGGGATAGCGCCATGAAACGCATGGTGGCGGAATTTAAAAATGTTCAATCAAAATACGACGATGAAGCCGTCGCTTTTCTCAGCACGGGACAAATCGTCTCCGAAGAAATGGCTTTCCTTGGTGCCCTCACAAAATTTGGCATGAATATGATTCATGGTGATG from Lentisphaera profundi harbors:
- a CDS encoding DmsC/YnfH family molybdoenzyme membrane anchor subunit, whose translation is MAVQERVLVDKEALLKSMLQEQQDLTVVSEFAQKHANQEIPLQQEYYESLIPLSKPGEGEQYAFKVNLDACTGCKACVTACHNLNGLDEEETWRSVGLLRGGNKEEAKQQHVTTACHHCLEPACAEGCPVNAYEKDEVTGIVKHLDDQCIGCQYCILKCPYEVPQYNKRLGIVRKCDMCTDRLAVGEAPACVQACPTKAISIQVVNKEQVLEEAMDSVVVPGAPNSEFTQPTTTFVSSKPLSKNMLGSDYYSIKPQHSHPPLVGMLVLTQLSVGAFCVDTLFNLLNDNKLINEMQGFHSIVALLLGILALKVSILHLGRPMFAFRAFLGLRTSWLSREIAAFSAFAGCATLYAALFWTQQIEAFAGLTLPDFLKAESLRTQLSLAVAITGIIGVICSVMVYDDCKKELWRGSITGLKFFGTTIVLGLSTIVLASLGGVYFLKPEFAAEVVKVYSANLAILLIIASFAKMAWEGSIFRHLKSKTYSMEKRSAMLMTNHLLVATRLRYLAGFFGGVLLPIFLYSMSQKPIIELNHLMNMFLVAIGIFILTLVGELSERFLFFSAIVSKKMPGDV